From the genome of Papaver somniferum cultivar HN1 chromosome 2, ASM357369v1, whole genome shotgun sequence, one region includes:
- the LOC113354434 gene encoding uncharacterized protein LOC113354434, with the protein MAGSRSCRRIALILVAFFFASNIFICNGKVQFTCTYTNTKVLNRIDLDYDLVHYRSRQLIAAGYILLSKPNALEYKFVRDHATIAAIQGPCYDPIDCNRICSQLANSRADIYTGNKGNCAYDDTIKESLCTCCVP; encoded by the exons ATGGCTGGAAGTCGTAGTTGCAGGAGGATTGCGCTGATTCTAGTTGCCTTCTTCTTTGCTTCTAATATTTTCATCTGCAATGGAA AAGTTCAATTTACTTGCACATATACAAATACCAAGGTATTAAACCGCATCGATCTGGATTACGACCTTGTGCATTATAGAAGCCGACAATTGATAGCTGCTGGATATATACTACTTTCAAAACCAAACGCTTTGGAGTATAAATTTGTTCGTGATCATGCAACCATTGCTGCAATTCAGGGACCATGCTATGATCCAATAGATTGTAATCGGATATGCTCTCAACTAGCTAATAGTCGTGCGGACATATATACAGGAAATAAGGGTAATTGTGCTTATGATGATACGATTAAAGAATCTTTATGTACCTGTTGTGTGCCCTAA